Proteins co-encoded in one Streptomyces roseochromogenus subsp. oscitans DS 12.976 genomic window:
- a CDS encoding roadblock/LC7 domain-containing protein, giving the protein MSQAAQNLNWLITNFVDNTPGVSHTVVVSADGLLLAMSEGFPRDRADQLAAVASGLTSLTAGASRIFEGGTVAQTVVEMERGFLFLMSVSDGSSLAVLAHPECDIGLVGYEMALLVDRAGAVLTPDLRAELQGSLLH; this is encoded by the coding sequence ATGAGCCAGGCGGCACAGAACCTGAACTGGTTGATCACCAACTTCGTGGACAACACCCCAGGGGTGTCCCACACCGTGGTGGTCTCCGCCGACGGCCTTCTGCTGGCGATGTCCGAAGGCTTCCCGCGGGACCGCGCCGACCAGCTGGCGGCCGTCGCGTCCGGGCTGACCTCTCTCACGGCCGGGGCATCCCGGATCTTCGAGGGCGGCACCGTGGCGCAGACGGTCGTCGAGATGGAACGCGGGTTCCTCTTCCTGATGTCCGTCTCGGACGGGTCGTCCCTCGCGGTCCTGGCCCACCCCGAGTGCGACATCGGTCTCGTCGGCTACGAGATGGCACTGCTCGTCGACCGCGCGGGGGCGGTACTCACCCCGGACCTGCGCGCCGAACTCCAAGGCAGTCTGCTGCACTGA
- a CDS encoding DUF742 domain-containing protein: protein MTPPTAHHDPYADPYGDEGDQPLVRPYAMTGGRTRPRYQLAIEALISTTADPAAVMGLLPEHQRICHLCREVKSVAEVSALLAMPLGVARILVADLAEAGLVAVHQPGGDENNGGAPDVTLLERVLSGLRKL from the coding sequence ATGACCCCGCCCACCGCCCATCACGATCCGTACGCGGACCCGTACGGGGACGAGGGCGACCAGCCGCTGGTCCGTCCGTACGCGATGACCGGCGGCCGGACCCGGCCGCGCTACCAGCTCGCGATCGAGGCGCTGATCAGCACCACGGCCGACCCGGCAGCGGTCATGGGACTGCTCCCGGAGCACCAGCGCATCTGCCATCTGTGCCGTGAGGTCAAGTCGGTCGCGGAGGTCTCCGCGCTGCTGGCCATGCCGCTCGGAGTGGCCCGGATCCTGGTCGCCGACCTCGCCGAGGCCGGCCTGGTCGCCGTCCACCAGCCGGGTGGCGACGAGAACAACGGCGGCGCTCCTGACGTGACGCTGCTCGAAAGGGTGCTCAGTGGACTTCGCAAGCTCTGA
- a CDS encoding GTP-binding protein, which yields MDFASSDAGRATTSAKIVVAGGFGVGKTTFVGAVSEINPLRTEAVMTSASAGIDDLTHTGDKTTTTVAMDFGRITLDQDLILYLFGTPGQDRFWFMWDDLVRGAIGAVVLVDTRRLADCFPAVDYFENSGLPFVVALNGFDGQQPYAPEEVREALQIGPDTPIITTDARHRSDAKSALITLVEHALMARLK from the coding sequence GTGGACTTCGCAAGCTCTGACGCGGGCCGGGCCACCACCTCCGCGAAGATCGTGGTGGCGGGCGGCTTCGGCGTGGGCAAGACCACGTTCGTCGGCGCCGTCTCGGAGATCAACCCGCTGCGCACCGAGGCCGTCATGACGTCCGCCAGCGCGGGCATCGACGACCTCACCCACACCGGAGACAAGACCACCACCACGGTGGCCATGGACTTCGGCCGCATCACCCTGGACCAGGACCTGATCCTGTACCTGTTCGGCACCCCCGGCCAGGACCGCTTCTGGTTCATGTGGGACGACCTGGTACGCGGCGCGATCGGCGCGGTGGTGCTCGTGGACACCCGGCGCCTCGCCGACTGCTTCCCGGCCGTCGACTACTTCGAGAACAGCGGCCTCCCCTTCGTCGTCGCGCTGAACGGCTTCGACGGTCAGCAGCCCTACGCCCCGGAGGAAGTGCGGGAAGCGCTGCAGATCGGACCGGACACCCCGATCATCACGACCGACGCCCGTCACCGGTCCGACGCCAAGAGCGCGCTGATCACGCTGGTCGAGCACGCCCTGATGGCACGCCTCAAGTAG